The sequence TTCTTGAGATTGCATTTTCAATATGCTTTCACCTTCTTTACCCCCATAAAATGTTCTAGGTTTAGTTTACTTGTTTTGTGAATGGACTGTGAGATTCCATTTCCAATCTATGAACAAAACTTGTATTCTTATGCTTACAGTACTCATCTTCTTCTTTCACTGTCGGGCAAAGGTTTCAAATGAGTATTCTGTGGAGTTTGTGTTTGCATGTAGGTTTTATCATGAGGTTTTTGGGGCGCGTGGTGGTTAAGGTTATCGTGCATTATATTGCGACCAGGATCCATACATCAAATTGAAGGTTGAATTGTATTTGGTAAGTCATGGAGAGGAAATCCGTGGGGATGGGGGGATTAAGTTGTTGGGAAGTATAGGATCTCACTTAAACGCAGATCTCCACCAAGTTTAAAAGAGGAGGTAAGAGGCATGTCTCTTAATGTGCAACAGTATTTTCGAAGCTGTGATAGGAAGTTGGAAATGCTGCAACAACATGGTAAAAACCTTTTATATAAATTGGTTAGGAGAGAACAATTGATACAGGCAGTGCCGTCTAATTGGAATTTGAGGTGTAATTAATTGTACACGGTCCAATTTTTGCTTAGAGCCTTTTGTTTTGAATCTTGATAGTGATTTATTTGTTAGAAGCAAATCTAACTAACCTCTAAGTGTTGGAGAAAATGGACAGCGGGGATTTATATAGTTAGTCCAACTAGCTTGTGATTAAGGCACTGTTGTTGTATTATCTGTTTATTGATCATGCAATGATGCTCTGGTACAAAACGTATACACCATATCTatagttatttagatttttttgtaGTTGTTTAGATCTCTTGTCTGCGGATGTGGCTGTACttgatttttattcattttcGCGGTGTTTTTCCTGTTCCATCAAACTGTGGGATTTCGTTTCAGTAAAATTTCCACTCCTTTAACTACAAACGTACGTTGTGTTGAATATCTTAAACTCTAAGATTGTATATTCAactttttagatatttgagaAGAACCCAACAAAAATTAAGAATTATGGTATTTGGCTCCGTTATCAAAGTAGAACTGGGTATCACAACATGTACAAGGAGTACCGTGATACCTCATTGAATGGTGCTGTGGAGCAGATGTACACTGAGATGGCTTCTCGCCACAGAGTTCGCCATTATTGCATCCAGATCATAAAGACGGCAACCAATATTCCAGCTAAGTGCTATGCAAAAGGGAGctaagttgcgcggactcttcacCTTTGACGCCGCACCCATGTCGGAATCTCCAAAAATATACGACTTTTGGAGAATTCGACACGCATCCACTGacattttgaagagtccgagcaacatataTAGAGAGAGCACAAAGCAGTTCCATGACTCCAAGATCAAATCCCCCTTGGTGTTAAAAGAAAGCCAGGCCACTGACTAGGAGACTCAAGACCACATACAAGGCTAGTAGGCCTAACTTGTTCATGTAACGTGTTTGGTCATATGTGCATGGAGACCGCAACTTCAAATTTATGCAATTTTGGTGCTTAATTTAGTTGAGTTGAGGTTCATTATGAAACCTTTTTGTTCTGATCAAATGAAGGTGGTTATTAGAACATTTTCAAGCATGGATTTGATCTGTTTGCTTTTATTGTTGCAGTTCTATCTAATACATTTTTGTTAATTAGCATGGGGGTCTCTTGTCTTTTTGGATGTTTGGGTTTAAAAACTTTCATACTATCAACATATTTTAACGCTGTTGTAATTTTACTGATTTCTCTTTTGTATGGACACTTGCAGGTAACTATTTTTAGGTAACTTGATATGTAAAAAAATTCTAGAGTAAAAAAATATTGGCTTTTATTTGTGCAGGTATTAGCATATAAATTAAAGGTTTGATATGAATATTTGGAGAAGTAAAAAGAAGCTCAAAATCTTCACTGCTCTTGCAACATCTCATATCAGATATGCCAATTACAGGtcataaaatattacaatcatcTGGTTTCACAATGATTAAAGGATTTTGGGTAGAAATTTTCATAcaataaagagaataaaagtgCATGCATAACAAAGATGGAATTGAGGACATGGATGTGACCCTTCACCAAACTAGGATAGATGTCAAAATGCTCTTCATTTGCTACAAAAATGCTATTATATGAAAATCTCAACTACATATGGAACCATTATTACTCCAATAAAAAGGACTAAAGTTTTGTCAATCTACTTTATATAGCTGCAATATTTGACATGCCTAAGATGAAATAACCTCTAATATACTTGGACACTTATGTTTCACCAACCTCAATCAAGAATTTCAAAGAGGGAAAATGAAAAAGATATAATCAATATAAAGTATAAAAGTAAGCCATGACGCTCATCTTTCTACGGGGATACAATGAGGATATCTTTTTCTACTTTGATCAACAAAGAATAAGATTAAATATTCCATGATGTCATAAATTAACATTTTCCTGAAGTTCCTTCAACTAGTGAAATAGGAAGAGGaattagttgttttttttttaattttttttttttacttaaaacaAATAGAGGAATTACATAAAATTGAACTATGGAAATAGTTGCGGAGGAAAAAAGATTTGGACTTTGACTACAGGAAAAATAAGTATGCTcgatttataaaatatttttaagttttgcGCACTGAAGATGCACAAGAATTATTAACACAATTAAGATGATTGCAGAAAATTTTCTATAATAAAACGATAACTAACCTACTGTCACACGTTAAACTATACACTAATGTTATGAAGGAAAATTGACAATCTAATTCATATGTATATGCTTTTTAATGGTACACTTTGGGAACCATTATTATGAATGTGAAGAAAGAAGCTTTGTTATATGATTACATGGGGCAAAAGCACTTTATCTTTGTCTACCACCACAGTATGCAAATATCATTACCATTTTCTACTATTGACCTGTCTTGtactaaaatttgacaataaaCTGACATGAAAAAAAACTTGCTAATCAAGCTTTAGTTGAATCTAGTAATAGCAATGCTCATATATTTTTGTGAAGAAATCACATGTTTGTCCAATTTCTGGTTAGAAAAGTGATGTCTACCATAAATCCAAATGATTGAAATTTGTGGTGTTATTCTTAACATgacatttaaaaattcttttctaGCTATAATTGTGTCTCTATCAACATTCAACCCCttgaattttgagaagggataAATCAAGCTTATGACTGACTAAGCAATGGTTACTTATTACTCTAATCCTAATTAAGCCACAATTATCACCTTGAATTATAAAATGCAATCtcaattttaatttcttcttcccTTTGCAGAAAAGGAAACTCTGCCTATACGAGCTTGCTTACTATCGGTCCCAAATCCAGATAAAGGAGGAGGGTCGTACTAGGCTGACAGCCAACGTAAAACTTATCAATTCATGATGAATCCTTAGAAATGATTATATGAGATGAGTTCAAATAAAAAAGTAGGGATTCGTATAGCCAATTCTAACTTGTCTTGCACTGAGCTTAGTGATTATTAAATATTACTCCATAAAGGACTTCTTATTACCATACATTCCTTTTAGTATATAGAAAGTAGaggttattattactattatatatagcTGGCATTTTTGCACAAGACATGAAGGTATGGTTACTTGCTCATTTTGTTCAATGATCTGAAAGTAGCTTCTTTGTACATAAAGCAAAAGACACATCCTAGTAGAGCTAATGTAAAatacaaaatgtctaaaaaaaattgtctttagTCTAATCTAGATAACATGCTCATCATTACAACCTAGATTAAATAAAGTCAATTGGTTATCCTTGTTTGTcattagaaatagaaaaaataaaagaagctgTAAAAGCCAAGAATTTATAAAGTGAAAAAACTTTAGAAGAATTTTTTAATGCTTGCATGGTTTTAAAAGTCCATATGTCACTGCACCAAACAATTTGTCATCTTGAGTTTCCTCTTCCATCATAGTACCTAACTTTCCTGAAAAATCATACTTCTTCAGTGAAGAATCAAGAATGAGGAAATATTGGCTGCCATGTTCAAGCATTTATGcaatttttgcttcttttttactTCCACCTTTCATAGTTTGTTTATCCAATGAAGACATCCAACTCAACAGCCAGTTGATTAGCATCAACCAACATGTTCCCAAGGTATGGCCCCCTCACCCCACCCCATACAAAATTGTTGTGGGTACGTAGGCGGATTCAGGATTTAAATCTGATTCATGTTCCCAAGTAAGTTAAGTGGAAAAGCTTTCCTTTCACTTGTTTGGTTTATGAGAACTTAGAGAAACAAAATGTGACATAGAAAGATCTTTTACTTTCCCTTGTTTTCTCTTCTTTgcaagtaattaatgcaaagtgTTGTATAGGTAAATTCACAcaagatatttgagattgaaattcATGGAATTTTATTATGGGCTTCACTGGGATTCTTGATGCCTGCTGGAATACTCACAATAAGACTCTCCAACACAGAGGAATGTAGCAGAACAAAACTCAAAATTCTCTTTTATGTTCATGGAACTCTTCAGGTAATTAATTCTttctccgtttcaatttgttgtCTGATCTTGAATTgatacggagtttaagaaagtaaataagACATTTGAATCTTGTAGTATAGCAAAATGACTGAAAAACTTTTGAAAATGAAttggaattgttgaaaaaaaaccTTTGACATCTCTTTTGATGAATGATAGATGTTTCTTTTGAGCCATGAATCACAAATTGATCTTTACTTTGTTCTGCTACTTAATTATCATAGGTGCACTTTAATCATAGTAAGGgtttaaaaagttcaaaattcatTTATGTGAGCCCACAGTTTGGTGGGAATATAAGTGAAAGAGATTTGACTATGATTATGGCCATTGTATGTGGCAAGAAATGAGAATTAATTTAACTAATAGACAATTAAAAATTATGCTCCATTATCTCTTTTGTTTCTGGCTGCcttaattgatttatttatttttaatatcctatttacaatttGAAAAGGTGGTCTCTGTGCTGTTGGCTACTGCTGGAGCTGTGCTATCAATAAAGAGCTTTGAGAATACGTTCAATAACAATCACCAAAGAATAGGCTTAGCACTTTATGTTGCCATCTATGTCCAATTACTTATGGGATTTCGCAGGCCTAAGaggtaacttttttttttttttcagttttaaatttcttGTCTGTCCTTTGTACCAATATACTGTCCTTTATAACAATGATGTTCGACCCATTTTGCACGCATATTAACTATTTTATTCGGTATTTGTTATTATCCATCCGTATAAGTATCAAGTAACCCCTTGTGAACAGTTATTCTGTGATTCAACCAATGTCACTACTTATTCAAAATGTATAGCAATAATGATCACATTTATTCTGAATCTACTGTCCTTAAATCACTTTACTAATCGTTAGATCGCACATTTAAGCCTTTTATACCTATAGTGAACACTTATAATATCAATATGAGTATGGTGTGTGATGCAGTGTAAAATTTATAAAGAATTCTATGGTTCAGCTGAAATCATTACTTATTCAATCTTGAAGCCTTAGCTATTTAGCCACAGCTCATGTATCTAGTACTCTTAAGACTAACTTATTATGAACTGTTTTGGAGTGTAGGGGAAGTAAAGGAAGAAGTGTATGGTACTTTTTCCATTGGCTACTTGGAACAACAATATGCTTGGCAGGAATTATCAACACTTACACAGGCTTAAATGCCTACCATGAAAGAACATCTAAGCCAATAAGCCTTTGGACAATAATTTTTACAGCTCAAATCTCCTTCATGGGGTTTTTCTATCTTTTCCAAGACAAATGGGAATACATACAAAAGCAAGGTGCCATTCTTGAAAATAATGAAACTATGACACCCCAAGTGGAAATAGTTGTCCCTCAGAGTGGCGAGCAAAAGATGATTATGAGAACTGAATCAGGGAGGAAAAGCAATGCACTTGGAACTTTCTTTTCTAGAAGCAATGTCCTCAACAAATTACTTCAACAAACTTAACTGATTAATGTTTAGAGATAAGCATTCGGTACCTCTCGAATTATGACCAAAGTTGCTATGACACTCTCCAACTTGGGTCCTATTACCCTTAAactcaattttaacgtatttttggcATCCTTTTGTGCTAACGTGAcatctttattatataaaatgggATCTATGctaaaggtgtcatgtcagctaaaaaggttgacaaaaggtatcacgtcagcacaaaagagtgacaaaaatacgttaaaattgagttcagggagGTAATAAGAGTCCCGTAAAATTAAAGTGTCATAGTTCAGGAAGTACTCGATGCTTCACTCTGTTTATGGAAACTCTTTATATGTACTAAAGTTTTGGTGTATTTTTATTTGAGGCACCAATTATGTGAATGCATCATTATAACATAGGAGGAAACTTATTTTAGTCATTCAAGCTATCCTTTTCTTCCCCAAACACGAAACGTGATTTTTTCCTCAAGAGTGATTATTAGGTAGTTTTATGATGTTTGGGGAATGTATTTTCTTGTACATAGATTAGAGTATTCATCACGTTTGTATTGTGTGACGATATGAATGCTTTAAAATGATATTATATTTTCAAGCTAATCTATGAACTTTGCATCACATGGTCCCTTACTTTTAGTGCTACAATTTGTTTTTGTCCTTCAAGTGTAATTTTGAACAAAAATATCTTTTACATTAAAGGAGTACAGTTTCAACGTTAAATTGACACGTTCCTCGTCTTAGTAACATGCTATGTTCTTGAAAACTGTCCAACATGAAGGTGTTTTGGATACGATGACAAATGTTTTCTGATAAGAATGATAAGTGCACTAGCTTGACGTTGAAGAATGAATTCAATTGAGAATAaaccttggggttatgcaattataGGTGTGGGATCAGGCATGGGTATTtgtctatttattcaatttttagctaaaagtcatgggtaggtTAGATGCCAATGTATtggtgtcaatctttcaattacaacaccaaatttcacaaatgagttctttcgaacacctcacaagtgtgacaattttccacatctattgcctcaattgacatccttatgtctaagagatatcattaaatgaaatgattcaagttattggttgcatttattcctcacccatatcctctttttcaagaatgacatgggtTCTAGGATGGTTGGAGTTTGCAACCCCCAACTCTcaattaatttatgaaataaatgcaacacccatcacaactaactaattagaaaaataattagctaaaacTCATGCACTACAACTACCtaagcaagcataaccccaagattggaaattagctactcatatataaaagggataagaatataccaaagttatcattaacTTCATCCATGAGAGATAGAGACAGTGTAATTCCACACTTGgggtttcaataattcttcaaagaaaaatcactaccatgtatttttcattcaatcttagtacaaaattctcaaaagatgaaaagatagaTGCTAAAAGAGAATAGAGAAGCTAAGAGCTAAAAGGGAGGCTATCTTCAAAAGAGATGAAATACTAGGTCTTGAAAAAAGAGCTAAAACCCTCCTTTTAAATTCCACTCTACATTTGATGGAAATTATAAAACTGCCACCTTAGTCTTGATCTGCTTGAACGAATCCAAAGCGGATGTAGAGCAGATGGCTAGCAGCTCCAAAGCAGATGTGAAGCGGATGCGAAACGGATGACTCATTTCCTTCACATTTGGCCTCTtgatgacttgaatgacttgcccaattttctttttttacttttacctacataaatgggCATTACGTAAGAGAGtaccatcaaatcaatggaaaaacatgataatttgggcttaaaaggtactagcaagtcgtcaaattgacgacttatcaaccccccaaacttaaactattgcttgtcctcaagcaaccaagaataattcaatgagatagggtatttaactcaaatccacctagaagaaagctatactaaaggaACAGGCTAACAAAACTCTACAAACACTTTCCAcacatgtcatggcaacaagtaaaccaaaacTTTTCAATAAGAACATAATTATGAAGGATGCAAGTTTTTATCAAATGAATTTTCCAAATCACAAAACATCTTAAGATAAacacaaaatcatcaaagattgtctcaatcttcacaatgcaacttacttcactCATTTACCTAAATCGATAGTAAAACATCACCCTCTACCCAAAAGTACCGATGCAGCTCACATGCAAGAGTTAACTCCACACACCAAAGGCATTTTAATTCTTAAGGGagctcaaataaagaaagaattcacactcactcttaCAAATAAATTCAAGTGCATTGAATAGAAACATAGGCTTGTCCTTTGTGTTTTTCGCCATTAATGTAGACTtacttagtttggaatcaccaaggtcttgcggGTCAATATGAAGATTTAAGGTACGGGAAAAAATACGTATGAATCAAGTGACTAAAGGACCTCCTTCAATGCAATCGCTCAATCCTTTCTaccctcaaaattttcaaaccactcaccttattctttttcaaattatttcccatatttttttaactatttgTTTAGCATTTACCAAACcattcaaagccaccattttctttctttcacttctttgaccttttaaagagattttttgcCTATAAGCCTTTCTTATCCCCtcactcattcaattttttttcaagctCTACGGGCTAGGCtattcaattttatcatcaaGCATATCTCTTGTCTTTTAAGCACATGTATTGACAAtcttacatacacctttcttatCCTTTCTTTGATCATCTTCTCTCAAATACACAacccccaaacttaggctttttcCTATAATCAATTATCTAGAATCATGCAACGTATTAAAGGAGGTTAGGTGCCAAAAGAGAggttttcaaaagggtttagatgttttagcatggttatcattacAATAAGGCCCGGAGTGCTAGggtaagcttgcttaccgtggtgtgccagggtcgggggttcgaaacgcccctccagcgaagctgggatgagggcgcgtaggtcaggcccggagtggtccccccctccccgacacctacggagtaggtatgaaccgggtcgtcccTTTATCATTACAATAAGGGCAAAAAGGTTCAAATGGGCTAACTAgggaacaatgttaaggtggAAATTTGGCTATATGACCGGTTAAAAAGGGCCTCAGGTCATCCTCCAAACCAAGCTTGTCTAGAATTTTGCTTTGAATACACTCGGAGCAAGTTTTAGACTAGACAAATGCACAAGAATTTTTCAAAAGTCTCACCACTCATGGCATCgtactcatagagcaaaaagttagtttcccaaccaatttgagcaatttgagcttcATAAGTTACTCCAAGTCAatgactcatccttgtaaagagagagccaaaaattgagtttaatggtctcactcaaaagaaaaCTCAAGACATCCTTGATCTTGcaactatatttttggtttttttgcaA comes from Capsicum annuum cultivar UCD-10X-F1 chromosome 2, UCD10Xv1.1, whole genome shotgun sequence and encodes:
- the LOC107861135 gene encoding cytochrome b561 domain-containing protein At4g18260; the encoded protein is MRKYWLPCSSIYAIFASFLLPPFIVCLSNEDIQLNSQLISINQHVPKVNSHKIFEIEIHGILLWASLGFLMPAGILTIRLSNTEECSRTKLKILFYVHGTLQVVSVLLATAGAVLSIKSFENTFNNNHQRIGLALYVAIYVQLLMGFRRPKRGSKGRSVWYFFHWLLGTTICLAGIINTYTGLNAYHERTSKPISLWTIIFTAQISFMGFFYLFQDKWEYIQKQGAILENNETMTPQVEIVVPQSGEQKMIMRTESGRKSNALGTFFSRSNVLNKLLQQT